One Actinomycetospora corticicola genomic window, GTCGGCGCGCCAGGGTCTCGTGCAGGCGGGTCGCCGCCGCGGCACGGCGGGACACCGACGCGTGCTCGCGCTCCGCGGCCGCGAGTTCGGACCGGGCGGCGACCAACCGGTCGTGCCGGCCCTCGCCCCCGGCGACCTGGAGACGGCCGGTGACCTCCGCCCGTCGCCGCTCGACGTCGGCGGTGCGGGAGGACAGCGACTCGACGGCTCGCTTCGCCGTGGCGTACAGCGCCTCCACCGTGGTCGGGTCGTCCGCCTCCAGGGCAGCGGCCCGCTGCTCGTGGTCGGCCTCGTAGCGCCGGGCGCGGGCGAGGGCGTCCGTCGCCGCCGCGGCCAGCGCCTCGTCGGTGTGCTCCGCCCGGGCGTCGCGCAGCTCGGCAGCGCGCCGGTCGGCCTCGCTCCGGGCCACCGCCAATGCCGTGCGGGCGGCCACGACCTCCGCGCCCGCCGTCGTCACCGACGCGTCGAGCCGGCGCCAGGCCTCCTCGGCGCCGCGGGCCTCCCGGTGGGCCTCGTCGGCGACGTCGAGGGTGCGGACCGCCTCGACCCGCAGCGGCTCGAGGTCCTCGGGTTCCGGGTCGGCGGACGCGTCGTCGAGCAGCCCCGCCTCCTCGAACAGGCCCGGCTCGTCGGTCGCCGGACGGCGCGCGCCGCGCCGCCGGACCGGCTCGGGCGCGACCTCGGCCGGGACCCGCTCGGCGAGCACCGCGATCGCGGCGCGCACGTCGTCGAGCGACCGGCCGTCCAGCTCGCGTTCCACCACGGCGGCGAGCTCCCGCACGCGGGCCGCCGCCTCCCCGGCCGTCCGCAGCGCCACGCGCGCCTCGGCGACGTCGGCCACCCCGAGCGCCGTGCACGCCTCGTCCCGGGCGGCGCGGGCTTCAGCGACCCGGCGTCGGGCGGCCGCACCGTCGAGACCCGGCCGCACCGTCATCCGCACCACGCCCGGGACGTCGATCGCGACCGCGTCCGCCACCGGCAGCGTGGTGCTCCCGCCCGCGTCGATCTCCCGCTCGACGCCATCGACGGCCAGCGTGGTCCGTGCGGCGGTCCCGGTGAGCTCGACCGTCGCCGCGCCCGCGGCGAGTTCGGCCTCGGCCTGCACCACGGCGCGGTCGAGCCCTTCCAGGCGGTCGACCGCGGCGGCGTCGGCGCAGGGCCCGCCGGCGGCGCGCGCAGCCTCCCGACGGGCCTCCTCGGCGGTCCCGGCCCGCCGCAGCCGACCGCGCAGGTCGGCGAGCTCGGTCCGGTCGCGGGCGAGCGTCAGGGCCTCGGCGGCCGCGCGGGCCGCTGCGGTGGCGGCGTCGGAGGCCGCGACCGCGCGATCGGCCTCGGCCCGCCGTTCCGCGAGGTCCTCCCGGCGGGCGTGGTCCCCGGTCTCCAGACCCGCCAGGGTCCGCCCGGCCTGGTCGGCGGCCCGCTCCGCGGCCTCGGCGGCCGCGACGAGCCGGGCCCGGGCGTCCTGGCGTTCGGTGGCACGGCCGGCCCGCTCCCGCGCGGCCTCGGCCCGTTCCGCACTGGTGGCGACCTCCTGCTGCCGGGCCTGGAGCGCCGACCAGCGGTCCTCCAGCTCGCGGACCCGGTCGTTCTGCCCGCGCCGCTCCTCGGCCAACGCCGTGGCCTCGCGGTCGAGGTCGGCGCGCAGCTCGACGTCGCGTTCGACCTCGGACACCGAGGCCGCGGCGACCTCGGCCTCGGTGCGCGCGGCGGCCACCCGCTCGCCGGCCTCCCGCAGCGGCCCGACCGGCCGGCCGTGGCCGCCGAGGTAGCGCCGGACCTCCGCGAGTGCCCGTTCGACGAGGCCCTCCGCGGCCGCGTCCGCCGCGGGCCCCACCGCCTCGGCGCCCGCACCGCCCGCCGCCCGGTCGAGCGCCCGGGTCAGCGCGTCGTGCCCGCCGAGGTCGGCCTGGCCGAGCGGGGTGTGCTGCTCGACCCGCAGCGCGAGCCACAGGTCGCGGTCCATCGTCTCGTCGAGGATCGCGAGCAACCGGTCGTGTGCCTCGCGGCCGGTGAGCTGCTCGGTCGAGGGGCCCGTGACGGTCAGCTCGGTGAGCCTGCGCCGCAGCCACCGCTTCCGGTAGACGACGCGGTACGGCCCGGTGACGAACTCGGCCTCCACCTCGGGCCCGGCGTCGCGACCGGACGGGGCCGCGGCGCGGACCGGCGCGGCCTTCGAGTCGTCGCGGAAGTCGATCAGCAGGTCCAGGGCGACGACGGTGGAGGTCTTGCCGACCTCGTTCTCGCCCTCGAGCACCGTCACGCCGGACTCGGCGAGGTGGACCTCGCGGTCGTGCACCCCGCGGAAGTCGCGCAGGCGGATGCGGAGCAGCCTCACCGGGTCACCGCCAGCCGGTGGAGCAGGGCGAGCGCGTCGAGGGCCTCCGGGTCGGTCGCCTCCGCGAGCTCGCGGGCCGCGTCGGCGGCGAAGCCGGTGAGCCCGAGCGCCTCGACGTCCGCGTCGTCGGGGCGCGTGGCCACCCCCGCGACGTCCACCTCCAGGGCCGCGAGCACCGGGGCGTGCGCCTCGACGACCTCGTCGAGCCGGGCACGCTGCCGCAGCGTCACCGTGCCCTCGAGCACCAGCCGCAGCGCGGTGCGTTCCGGGGCGTCGAGCGCGTCGAGCCGAGCGTCGAGCGCCGCGAGGTCCTCGTCGGTGTCGACCACCGCGTGCTCGCGGACGAAGGCCCACCGCCCGACCCGCACCGGCCGCACCGACGCCGCCCCGTCGGCCCCGACGTCGACCACCAGCACGTTGCCGGGATCGGTCTCCTCGTGCGAGGTGACCTCGGGCGCGCCCGAGTACGCGATCCGCGGCTCGCCGTGCAGCTGCCAGGTGGAGTGCCGGTCGCCCAGCGCCACGTAGTGGACCCGCCCGTCGGCGAGCGCCGCGCGGCACTCGGCCGTGTGGATCACCGCCGGGTTCCGGTCGTCCGGGCTCAGGACGTCGACCGCGCCGTGCCCGGCGAGCACCCGCACCACGCCCTCGGGCGCCGGGTCGAGCGCCCGCAGCCGGTCGGCCACGAGGTCGGAGAGCGGGCGCTTCGTGGCCCAGGTCGCCGCGACGACCTCGACACCGGGCGCCACCTCGTGCACGCCGGGACGGTCGAGCACCGTCACGTGCGGCGGGCACCGCCGAGCGAAGTCCGCTCGGCGCATCACGAGCGAGGCGTCGGCGGGATCGTGGTTCCCGGGCAGGAGCAGCACCGGCACGGTGAAGGAGCGCAGCGCCTCGCACGCGCGGCCCACCACGTCGGGGCCCACGAGGTTCGACTCGAACACGTCCCCGCACACGACGACGAAGGCCGCACCCTCCTCGGCCGCGACCCGACCGAGCGCGGTCACCGCGTCGAGGCGGGCCTGCGCGAAGCGTGCCTGCGCCTCACCGACCGCCTGCCCGACCCGACCCGCGCCGAGGAACCGCCGGGTCATCCCCAGCTGCCAGTCGGCGGTGTGGACGAAGCGCATGCTCACCTCCCCGCACGAGCACCGTAGGCCGCGTGGCCGGTGGCCCTCCCACCGACACCCCACGGCGACCATGATCAGGAGAGCACAGGGGTCCGACAGTCACGTCCGGATCAGGTCAACGCGTCGAGATCGAGCGTCACGCCGAGTTGCAGCGCCGCCGTCCCGCGGTGCACCGCCACCTGCCGGTACCCGCCCTCCACGAGGGAGAACTCGGTCAGCTCCACCGGCGGCCCCGGGTCGACCACCAGGTAGGTCGGGATCCCGGCGTCGGCGTACTCGTGGAACTTGACGATCCGGTCGAGCCGGCGGCTGCCGGGTGAGAGGACCTCGACCGCGGCGAGGACCTCGTCCGCCGTCCACCGCGGCACGGTCGCGGAGACGTCCGGTCCGACCAGGACGACGTCGGGCGCGCGCACGGTGGCGGCGGGCGCGTCCTCGATCACGACCTCGACCTCGGGGAACGCCTCCCACCGGCCGTCGGCGCCGTCGTCGAGCTGCGTGAGGAGGCGCTTCACGATGCGTTGGTGGACGGGGAGCGGCTTCGGGGCCACCAGCAGGACTCCTTCGGCCAGCTCGATCTGCCGACCGGAGTCCTCGGGGAGCGCGTCCCACTGCGCCAGGTCGAGGAGGTGGCCGGGATAGACGATGGACACGAGGCTCACACTCCCTTCGACGCAGCCCAGCCTAGAACGGTTCCACCTGGCAGGGTCGGCCCGTGACCTCCCCGATCCGCGTCGAGACCGGCACCGACCCCGCCCTCGCGGTGGTGACCGTCGACCACCCGCCGCTGAACCTCTACGACCGTGAGCTGCACACCGCACTCACCGAGGTCGTGACCCAGCTCGAGGCCGAGCGCCCCCGCGGAGCCCTGTTCCGCGCCGAGGGGAAGGTCGTCAGCGGCGGGGTGAACGTCCGCGACTCGTTCCTGCCGATCGCGCAGAACGGGGACGTCGAGGCCGGGACCCGCTACTTCGCCGAGCTCGTCGAGCTGGGGGAGCGCGTCCACCGCCTCCCGTTCCCGACCGTCTTCGCCGCCCACGGCCTCACCCTCACCTGGGCGTTCGAGCTCGCCCTCGCGTGCGACCTCATCGTCGCCGCCGAATCGGCGAGCTTCGGGCTCATCGAGGCCACGGTCGGCCTCACGCCGGCGATGGGCGGCACGCAACGCCTCGCGGAGCGCTGCGGCCAGGGCCGCGCCAAGTACTTCGTCATGACGGCGGGTCGCTTCGGCGCCGCGGAGATGGAGCGCTGGGGCGCGGTCGACCGGGTCGTTCCCGACGACGAGCTCGACGGCTCCGCACGCACGCTCGCCGCGGAGCTCGCGGCCGGCCCGACGGTGGCGCACGCCGCCACCAAGGAGATCCTCGCGTCGCTGGCCGACGGCGGGCTCGACACCGCCAACGCCCGGACCGCGGGCATCGCCGGGAAGCTCTTCGCCACCGCCGACCTGCGCGGCGCGATGGACTCCTTCGTCGAGAAGGGCCACGGGCGTGCCGTGTTCCACGGCAGGTGAGCAGAAAGTGGGGCTATAGCCCCACTTTCTGCTCACGGGCGCGAAAGCGCACCCCCTACGTCAGCGGCAGCACGCTGATCGGCTCCAGGCCGCCCTCGCGGGTGGAGCGCTCGAAGCGGACCCGGGCGCTGCGTCCGGTGAGCTCGAGGGTGGCGATCGCGTTGCCGAAGTAGGGCCCGCCGATCGCGTCCCAGTCGACCGGCTCGGGCGGCACGCCCCAGCGCCGCCCGATCCGGCGCGCCACGCGGGTCGCCGACCGCGTCCAGCCCGCGGAGAACACGTACTCCATGAACCAGGGCACCGCGTTGCGGACCGGCGACGCGGTGAGCTGGTAGACGTGCGAGTGCGTCGGGGTCGGGAACGTCGCCCGCGCCGCGTAGCAGTGGTGGACGTCCCCGGACAGCACGCAGATCGTCGCCGGCGCGGCCGAGGACGCCGCGGTGCGCTCGACGAGGCGGGCGAGCCGGTCGAACGACGCCCGGAACGCCGGCCAGTGCTCGAGGTCGACCGCCTGCCGGAGCCACTCCGCGACCCGGCTGCCCCGCGTGGCGGAGCGCTCGTCCATCGACTGCACCTGGCTGATCGCGGGCGGCAT contains:
- a CDS encoding enoyl-CoA hydratase-related protein, which codes for MTSPIRVETGTDPALAVVTVDHPPLNLYDRELHTALTEVVTQLEAERPRGALFRAEGKVVSGGVNVRDSFLPIAQNGDVEAGTRYFAELVELGERVHRLPFPTVFAAHGLTLTWAFELALACDLIVAAESASFGLIEATVGLTPAMGGTQRLAERCGQGRAKYFVMTAGRFGAAEMERWGAVDRVVPDDELDGSARTLAAELAAGPTVAHAATKEILASLADGGLDTANARTAGIAGKLFATADLRGAMDSFVEKGHGRAVFHGR
- a CDS encoding Uma2 family endonuclease, with protein sequence MSIVYPGHLLDLAQWDALPEDSGRQIELAEGVLLVAPKPLPVHQRIVKRLLTQLDDGADGRWEAFPEVEVVIEDAPAATVRAPDVVLVGPDVSATVPRWTADEVLAAVEVLSPGSRRLDRIVKFHEYADAGIPTYLVVDPGPPVELTEFSLVEGGYRQVAVHRGTAALQLGVTLDLDALT
- a CDS encoding AAA family ATPase: MRLLRIRLRDFRGVHDREVHLAESGVTVLEGENEVGKTSTVVALDLLIDFRDDSKAAPVRAAAPSGRDAGPEVEAEFVTGPYRVVYRKRWLRRRLTELTVTGPSTEQLTGREAHDRLLAILDETMDRDLWLALRVEQHTPLGQADLGGHDALTRALDRAAGGAGAEAVGPAADAAAEGLVERALAEVRRYLGGHGRPVGPLREAGERVAAARTEAEVAAASVSEVERDVELRADLDREATALAEERRGQNDRVRELEDRWSALQARQQEVATSAERAEAARERAGRATERQDARARLVAAAEAAERAADQAGRTLAGLETGDHARREDLAERRAEADRAVAASDAATAAARAAAEALTLARDRTELADLRGRLRRAGTAEEARREAARAAGGPCADAAAVDRLEGLDRAVVQAEAELAAGAATVELTGTAARTTLAVDGVEREIDAGGSTTLPVADAVAIDVPGVVRMTVRPGLDGAAARRRVAEARAARDEACTALGVADVAEARVALRTAGEAAARVRELAAVVERELDGRSLDDVRAAIAVLAERVPAEVAPEPVRRRGARRPATDEPGLFEEAGLLDDASADPEPEDLEPLRVEAVRTLDVADEAHREARGAEEAWRRLDASVTTAGAEVVAARTALAVARSEADRRAAELRDARAEHTDEALAAAATDALARARRYEADHEQRAAALEADDPTTVEALYATAKRAVESLSSRTADVERRRAEVTGRLQVAGGEGRHDRLVAARSELAAAEREHASVSRRAAAATRLHETLARRRDEVRRAYVAPFRREVERLARIVFGPSLALEVDPALRIVSRTLNGVTVPFDALSSGAKEQLGLCARLAVAALVDAEDGVPVLIDDALGHSDPGRLERLAAVFGAAAAGSSHQVVVLTCTPARYRGIGATRTVTLNPSYPPPQAVADAEQDRDDDEAGSSDQDGFRETG
- a CDS encoding metallophosphoesterase family protein, coding for MRFVHTADWQLGMTRRFLGAGRVGQAVGEAQARFAQARLDAVTALGRVAAEEGAAFVVVCGDVFESNLVGPDVVGRACEALRSFTVPVLLLPGNHDPADASLVMRRADFARRCPPHVTVLDRPGVHEVAPGVEVVAATWATKRPLSDLVADRLRALDPAPEGVVRVLAGHGAVDVLSPDDRNPAVIHTAECRAALADGRVHYVALGDRHSTWQLHGEPRIAYSGAPEVTSHEETDPGNVLVVDVGADGAASVRPVRVGRWAFVREHAVVDTDEDLAALDARLDALDAPERTALRLVLEGTVTLRQRARLDEVVEAHAPVLAALEVDVAGVATRPDDADVEALGLTGFAADAARELAEATDPEALDALALLHRLAVTR